From Danio rerio strain Tuebingen ecotype United States chromosome 2, GRCz12tu, whole genome shotgun sequence:
CTCCTTATGTAGGGTGTGGCGttgacaatgctcaattggtagtaatgggcccaaaatgtgccaagaaaacatctactacatcattacaccaccaccacaaccaccaccagcctgaaccgttgatacaagacaggatggattcatgctttcatgttgttaaagccaaattctgaccctaccatctgaatgtcacagcagaaagaccagagcaatgtttttccaatctattGTGTTATTTTGGTGagctgtgcaaattgtagcctcatcTTACTGGTCTTAGCAGCCAGTAGTAACACTCTGTGtggccttctgctgctgtaacctctccgcctcaaggttggacatgttgtgcattcagatatGCTCTTGGGCAGACCtctgttgtaatgagtggttttttgagttactgtacTCCTGATATTTGCTCTTTTTCatgccattctctgtaaatcctagagatggttgtgtgtaatAATCAgcttagatcagcagtttctgaaatactcagaccagcccgtcaggTACCAACAGTCACACCACGTTCAAgccacttaaattacctttctttgccattctgatgctcggtttgaactgcagcagattgtcttgaccatgtctacatgcctaaatggattgagttgctgccatgtgattggctgattagaaatctgcgtcaatgagcagttggacaggtgtacctaataaagaggccagTTCCATAAACCAAGCTAAGTAATGTAAACATTTGCCTGCGGTAATTTGatgctattttattttacttaaccttttaattataattaaaattttagtcacttaatattaaatatatatacactagggatgtaacggtattgtgaataccgtcataccgcaatataaatttttttcgatattaccgtagtcgcatgactcggtaaaactataggtcttctgagaaaatttgctcaagcgaatgaagcgaacgggaggtaccggaaactacaattcccatcagcccaggcttggccataatcccttgcggtctgttgtcgctacagatccagtaatgcggaaatggagtgtgctgctagaagcggggatgaaaaagagctgggtgttgtcgccgcgcgcgtactgaatagtggtgttgtcgcgcgcgtactgtaaagcggggacggagggtatgtcgcggaggcacttttgatcattttggaagggaactttctatccaagactaaaaagggcatgtgcactgcacaggttgagccctgtgtgtgcacgtgcctgcaagttggggaatacgactaataatcagtcatggggactgcagaaacacagcacactgttcagattgatgcagacatgagatctctatctcactcatggtttgtcctctcaagtgggggaaagacaatgcacaacgttacccactgctgtcaacctgggccaagtcatatctctcttgtcccacaaacctcagtcccaaatgagagggttttttttctattgcaggggacattgtaaatacccagagataccagcttttaccagattatatttatatgataattttcctttaaacccatctctatctaagtgagtgagtgattaaatgttgaatgtgatgagttttcaacactactaaattgaaacttaatttttttacatggtttaatatttttttgttattaaaattgaagttcctgtttcaaagcttacagatagatgactaatctgtatgtcattgacacttttggcactttttttggagtattttcataagttttgttttttctgtaaatgattcaataaataccgtaccgtgacattcataccgaggtattaccgtaccgtgaaattctgataccgttacatccctaatatacaccaaacatctttaagaaaagaacaatatatacattattGCAAACAAGacaaatacaaactacaacatcaactccatttttttaatgtttatgttgatttttgtcctgttaattaaaattttacttgatattttctcTCAACATATTAATTATGTGTACAAATTTTTGAACTGTGATCTTTAGTTTATTTGTTGTTAGATTTATTCCAAATTTTGCTTTGGTACtgaataatttaatgtatatgcaaaaACATAAAGCATTTTGTAGAtatattaattcaaaatattgatctgtgaggggtgtactttgCTATATTTATGTAGCATATgaattacataattaaataaaaaatatattaagaaaGCACTGACTGATATAAAGAAGTAGGCTACATTTCTTAAAGAATGACTTTAAAGCTGCAAACCGGTTGATGAATCCGGgcaagaaaggtaatttaagtgatttGAACGTGGTATTGTTGTTGgtaccagacaggctggtctgagtatttcagaaactgctgagctatagggatttttacacacaactatctctaggatGCATCTATGCTCAACCTTCAGGGTTTCGCGACAGTAATGTGCACGAACAGCTATCTACATTATTTACACTGAACTCAGATTAGttagatcaaatgatcttcaactttctgatatggaaccaatttaagcgTGGATGTTTAGTTCGGCTCATTGAAGTCAGGTTTTTGACTTTAATCCCCTCTTTTCTAAACCAATTTTAGGAAATTCATTTAGACACGTTTTGTCTGGAAACCACCATAGGAAATGGTCTAAGCAAATCTGATTTATATCAGTCTCAAATGCGTTTTAAGGGCCATTTAGCTATCCGATCACAGAAAAAATGCATGTagtgaccaggtgtaaacaaGAGCAGTTTAGAGGCATTTAGCAGGTGAATCAACTTTTCCAGAAACTTCAATTTGCCTAGCCATTTTAAACTCCAAACTAATTTCCTTTTGGCCTGATTTTGATCAAAACGACATCATCCACCCATTTAAATATAAGAATATGAACATATGCAGAGATCAGCAAGACTTGTGATTGAAGGATACGGCCCTGCTCAATGAAGGTGATGGCGTTCCTTAGGTTCTGAGCCATGCGCAGTTTCAGCATGATTGTGGGAAGCCGCCTCCTGTAGAAAAGACAACATTGAACAACATTCAAAAATTGTCTGCATCTCCTGCACTGCATAAAAACACTCACATATTAGTTGTCAGTGTGCAGGACTtgtgtaaattattttattattcaaatcaaaaaatatattgaaatttgAATGTTTGAATTGAAAGTTTATGGTGTCATTTCAACAAATGTACGGTGCTGCtttcaaaaactcaacaacaacaaaaaaagaatttttttatttaaaaaccttACATTTAAATCTAGTACAAGAACTATGAAAAATAATGCACAacaatatttcagaaaccgctTTTGAAGATTACCAGAATTGAATTCATCAAATTGTTTTAAAGTTCTTTGAACATGACTGTTTAAAACAGAGTAGCACATTCAAAACATCATCATTACTCTAAAGTACATGAAGGGCTTTATTTCATGGCActatatatgtgtttgtatgcatgtatgtatgtatgtatgtatgtatgtatgtatgtatgctgGAGGTGCAAATTTTAAAGGTGCttaatttaaaatgattagtgATTTAATAAGTCTTTGAATCTGGTGTCCACGAAAGCATGGGGACCctaaacattaataattaatgtttcttGATTATCAAATCAACATAttggaataattaaataaagcacaGTAACTTTACTCACCTGCAGAATGCAGATGCTGACACTTCATTTGCGAGAGAGAGGTTCTGTTTGGTGGGAATCAAACCGACACTGTATCTGCAAAACAGAAATCTTACAAATGTAGAAACTACTAAAACTTTAGTAAACTCCTTACAGAATGAGGTGTACACAAAAAACCAAGGTCAACAAGCTTTTAAAAATCGGAATAATATACAGATTCACATTTTATTTACTGTACAATTTTTATTCTGAACAAAAAATATAAGACATCTATTTTATCTATCATAAATTTTACCATGACTTACAGATAGCGCTAATAAACATGTATTACAATAGTTTGTATAGAAATAAAATCTTGTTTCGAGTATAGTTAGATTTagaattattaaataacattaatagaCTTAAgatttaatacaaattaaatttcgtcaaacaaacaaataactttaaatataataaagttCATAAGATTCCTTTTAaacctgtttttaatcatttttattctttgctgtttttcttttcttctttcttttattcatgtttatgtaaaGTATTTAGATTACCTTTGTGTATGGAatctgctatataaataaacttgtctaTTATCGCTTATGCTTTTATATAttctaaactaaaacaatttcTGTATATTCATGACAATAAAATGTGACAGGTTCCCAAACTTACAGTTTTTCCAAGAAAAGGGCTGTACTCTGAGATCTGAATCCATCTTTTGCGTCCAAGTCCCGTATTTTCTGCGCCAATTCTCTGATATTTCGACTAAGTTTGTTGTATCTAAAGAGAAATCACGAATGCATTAATTGATAAGCCGCGTTTTATTCACAGTGATGTATTAGACCCATAACTTCAGAGAAACACAGTCATTGATAGAAGCATTTTCTTTACTCACTTGGTATAATCTTCCCTCTTCTCAATATGGTATTTTCTCAACACTTTAACCTCGTGTATATTGTTGTCAACCTCCCAGTTAATAAAATCAACTTTCTTCAAGAGTTTCTGCTCGTGAAATTTTAATTTACGTACCATTTTGCTAAAAAACACGGGCTATATTTATGGCTAAACGTGTTAATAACTTGCTCACTTCAGCTTACGCACGCGTGCTTTTTATTCACTGTGGTTTTCTGTAAAAACGTAGCTGTTAAGCTCGATATCGCCGCACAGTGTTCAGGAGGGAAAcactataatttttaaataaacaaataaataaacaaataaataaataaatacatttatcaattaatctatttattaatttattaattaattaacgcTTTTATCCAGAGCGACTTTAACAGATAAAGAATCCAACTGATCAAACAACACAGCCTGTcaaataacacattttacttaaaattataactttataataataatattaataataaaaaatcacaaaacaaataaaatggccaaataaacagtaaaacaataaattaagtagCAAAATATACtatacattttcatttcaaaacTTTGGCTACTCGCAGCTTTGCAGTATGTAAACTGATCAAATTAGACAGATTTTGCGCTGACGTAAACGTATTATAATTGATCTAAGTCATCAGGAGATGTCACTGGGGGAAAAAATGTATTTTCACATGACAGGAAAACCGACACGACATAAATCACTATCAAACCTTAGTTTCATCTTTGCAGAAAGTGAGGTAAAGGAAGTGAATGTTTATAAGAAATGGCGATCATATCCATCCATTGGACGGCGTGTGTGAGCCTCGAACAGGTAGGGTACAGTACAAATTAAAGCTCTTTACAGACATTACGAACATTATAATAGCCTGTGCTACTTGGAAATTCAATCATGACAGCgattttcatttaaatgtaagGACGTTCATGTAGCCTACTTTATGCGCGGAAAGCTGACAGAAAGTTTGATTTTGGAATTTAGAACCAGAAACCTATAAACTACGAACAAACGTTTTAGCTTTGCGAGTGTGTTGaaataaagagagaaagaaaTTTGATATCTTGATGGTGATAGTGAGAATGTGCTCTGGGGAATttctttcatatatttttttaagtgttggAACTTGAACTATATGTAATATCATTAATACAGACTGTATGCAACAGAgtctttatttgacaaaaaaataaatttcaataaatttaattttctttttaataatattattaatcattttgcacGTGTCCTTGAAATTGCTGTCCACCCCATCATGTGGTAAATGCCCCTTTAAGAAACCCTCTGATGTACTCATTGGCATCCCCATTTTGCCTTCTCTTCAGAGTCTCAGTCTAGTATATCCTTTAAAAGTCCATATAATAGAGCTCATTGactgtttgaaataaaaacacagccCTAAGTATTTCTACATTTATGTGAACATCTgtataattaaataatgtaaataacatgtgtatctaattatttaccttattctgaaaaaaaaaatctgtatcatTAAGGTGTTCAACTTGAGTTGCTTCCTACACTCCATTCACTCCTCCAATACAATGTACAATGTAAAGATTTACAttcaatatgcaaatataatttaaagcacaataattgtttattttctcATTAATTTCCATATCAATAAAACCTAATTGATAACAGCAGAGGCggtgtggtggctcagtggtttgcagtaGTTAGTGAAAACAGAAGCTGAATTCTTGAAAACTTTTACAGCCCTTTTATATTAATGTTTCTTGTTGTACCAGTTGTTTTTCAAATGTTCCTCATATTTAGTTCACTGATTAAAGCCCTTGTCCACCCGGTCATGCCAGTGTTCACCCTATAATcttgtttttaatgaaaataaactaattatttatacagtaacCTCAGCAAAGCATCGTGTGTGAGTCCTTAATAAACCAATAAGTGCCAGttaatattgtttaaaagttttactaaatattttagattttgggttttattttaaaaagaacatgCAGCAATTGCGTATTTTATTGGGAAACAAACGAAATGtccattaatatattaatataaatagagATTTTCCATAATCTAAAAAGTTGGGTTGGTAAAGGGACACATTACCTttctgaaaatatacattttattatcacACTGCAATGAAAATATACTTATACTACTTTGAATTTGTCCATGACAGGGTTGATACAATTTgaggtttgtttactgtttttctgCTTGGAAACTATTTATAAAAATTGCAGGAGCTTTACCAACATTAATTTCATACAGCCGAAGTACTAATAATACAACAAGTTTGTGGTTAAATCAaaaatctcaaacttttttttttttaattgttgatgCCTCAAAGGCACTTTGTAGTGATAATGACCCAATAATCCATATCTCATTTTTATACAGATATTGAATCAATTTGAAGTTAAAGACTTATAGACTTAAAGGTATGGGTACATTCATTGAatactttttatgtattattctttgaaaatgatttttcaccaaaatacagaaATCATTTCTGCATTTTTTGTGAAAGCAAGTATCTTACAGTACttcagaa
This genomic window contains:
- the imp3 gene encoding U3 small nucleolar ribonucleoprotein protein IMP3; translation: MVRKLKFHEQKLLKKVDFINWEVDNNIHEVKVLRKYHIEKREDYTKYNKLSRNIRELAQKIRDLDAKDGFRSQSTALFLEKLYSVGLIPTKQNLSLANEVSASAFCRRRLPTIMLKLRMAQNLRNAITFIEQGHIRVGPEVITDPAFLVTRNMEDFVTWVDSSKIKQHVMNYNEERDDFDLMA